The Halobaculum magnesiiphilum genome contains the following window.
TCGCCGATCGGCCGGCTTTCGACCGCGGCCCGCGGGGTTCGTGAGCGCGGCGTCAGTCCACGTCGAACTCCTCGGGCGAGCCGGCCATCGCCGTGAACCGCTCGGCGCCCGCGCGGGTTCCCTTCGCGATGAGTACGTCGCCGGCGCGCAGTCGCGTCCCCGCGCCCGGCGAGACGATCCACTCGCCGTCCCCGTTCTCCTCGTCGTCCGATCCGTCGGCCGCGTCGCCGTTCGCACGGCCGTTCACGTCGCCGTCGGCGGATCCGTCGCTGTCGCGGTCGTCCCGACGACCGCGGCGGACGGCGATGACGCGCATGCCCGTCGCGGTCTTCACCTCGCGGTCGCCCAGCGTCGAGCCCGCGAGTTCCGATCCCGCGGCGACGACCGCGCGGACGATCACCTCGTCGGACTCCTCGACGGCCTCCGCGATGACCGGGTGCGCGTCCAGCCCGCGGAGGACGCCCTCGCTGATCTCGACGGCGGCGTCGCTGATCTCCTCGGTCGCGACCGCGAGGTGGACGAGCCCGCGGAGGCTGACCGGGTCGTCGACGCGCGCGGCCGCCCGGAGCGTCCACGCCTCGAAGCGCGACTTCAGCGCGTCGACCTCCGCCTCCAACTCGGCGACCTCCTCGGCGACGCCGCGGCTGTCGAACAGCACCGCGCCGTACGCCAGGTCGACGGCCAGCTCGCTCATGTTCTTCATCAGGACGATCGAGTCGACGGCGCGCTCGAGGTCCTCGACGGCGGGGTCCGGCGACTCCGGTGACTCGTACGCGTCGCCGGAGGCCGCCTCGTACACCTCCCGCAGCCCCTCCTCGAATCCGCGGAGGATCAGCGTGTCGCCCGTGCGGAGGTCGGTGTCGCGGTCGGGGTTGGTGATCCAGCGGGCCTTCCCGGTGGCCTGATCGCGGCGGACGGCGATGACGCGAACGCCCGTCTCCGTCTCCATGTTGATGCCTGCGAGGGTCCGACCGACGTACGGCGACCCGTCGGCGACGGGGACGCGAACGAGCGTCTCGACGGCCTCCGGCAGCGCCGCGCGCATCGCCTCGGGGAGGCCGACCTCCTCGAGAACGATCTTCGCGATGTCGCCGGCGGCGTCGCTGATCGTCTCGGCGGCGCCGACGACGCCCAACACGGGTGCCAGGTCCTCCACGTCCTCCGGCGAGCGCGCGGCCATCATCACGCTCATGCGCGCCTGCAACTGGAGCACGTCCATCCGGGACTCCAGCGCCAGCACCTCCGCCGCCAGGTCGGGGCTCCCGTGGAGCACCGCCGAGTACGACAGGTCGATGAGCAGCTCCGCGGTGTCCTTCATCTCGGCCAACACGGCCTTCACGCTCACCGGCTCGTACTCGACGGGCTCGTCTCGGTGCATCCGATGGTGGAGCGGTTCGACGGGCCGGCGGAAAAGGGTTGCTCGGGGCTATTCCCGGTCGGCGTCCCGGAACAGCCGGTAGGAGGTGCGGCCGACGGCCACGTCCTTCTGCTCGCCGTCCGGGGCGACGCTGGAGACGAGCGTGTCGGTGAAGCCCATCGAGCCGCCCGCGCGCAACACCTCCGCCTCGACGCGGAGGTCGTTCGTCGCGGGACGGAGGTAGGTGACGTTGAGGTCCGTCGTCGCCAGCGACCCGGTCGTCGGCTCGTCGAACGTCGACCGCAGGGCGAACCCGGAGGCGGTGTCCACCAGCGTCGCCGCGATCCCCCCGTGGATCGAGCCCACCGGCGACCCGGGATTGACGAGCTTCTCGTCGTACGGGACCGACATGACGATGCGGCCGCGGTCCAGCTCCTCGACGGTCAGATCGAGCCACGAGAGGAAGCCGTGGCTCTCGATGAACGCCTGCAACAGGTCGACGTGGTCGTCGTCGATGTGTGCGGGGTCGTCGCTCATGTCCCGAGTGGCGCCGTCGCAGCACTTCACCGTTCGGTTCGGCCGCGACGACGCGGACTCCGTTAGCCGTGGTTCAGTCGTCGGACCCGGCCTCGGTCACGTCGCTCAGGCTGGTCTCGTCCGGCGGTGACCTGCTTTCCCCCTCGCCGAAGCCGGCCGAGAGAATGCGCGTGAGCGCCTCCTCGACCTTCTCGTCGGTCTCGGTGAGGTCCTCGGATTCGATCTCCATGACGAAGCCGGTCGTGATGTTCGGCGCCGTCGGCATGAACACGACTTCGCGGCCGTCGGCGGTCGTCTTGCCGGTCTTGAACGCGGTCATGCGCATCCCGTTCCACGGCTCGATCTTCACCGGCGTCTGGAGGTCCTCGGTCCCCGTGAGCGCGGTTTCGACGGCCAGCTTCGAGGCGTTGTAGATGACGCGCAGCCCCGGGACCCGGTTGATCGCGCCGTCGATCACCCCCTCCGCGAGTCGGCCGGCGGTCGTCCGCATGAGATACCCCGCCGAGAACACGAGCAGAACGAACACCACGAGCGCGGTGATCACCTCCGCGAACTCGTACAGCGCGAGGTAGTCCGGGTTCGGGTTCTCGGGGGTTATCGTGGGGACGAACGGCAGCGTCGACAGGAGGTTGTACAGCCAGTTCGCGACGAAGAGGATGACGAGAAGCGGCGTGACGACGACCAGTCCGCTCGCGAAATCGCGCTTCCACGTGGACATTCGAGGTTCACCCGTTCATCGGGGACGAGGGCATATCAGCCCTTCTACACGGGGATGGGCGAGCCTGTCGGGGTCCCCGTACCGGAGACTGCCGCTACCGAGGCGCTCGCGGCCGCTCAGACGCCGACGATCGCACGGATCGCGAACAGCGCGTTCTCCTTGCGCTCGCGAACGCGGCGGTAAAAGTACGACATCCACTTGTCGCCATAGGGGGCGTACTGCCACGTCTCGACGCCCTCGTCCGCCAGCCGGCGCTGTTCGACCTCGCGGACGCCCATGAGCATCTGCACCTCGTAGTCGGCGCCGTACTCGGCCGACAGTTCGGCCGCGAGGGAGATCATCTTCGGGTCGTGGCTGCCGACGGCGATGCCCCCCTCTCGCTCCTTGAACAGGAACTCGAGGTCCTCGCGGTACGCCTCGTTCACGTCGGCCTTGTCGGTGTAGGCGATCGACTCGGGCTCGTCGTAGGCGCCCTTCACGAGCCGTATCTTCCCCGGAACGTCCGCCAGCCGGTCGAGGTCCTCGCGGGTGCGACGGAGGTTCGCCTGCACGCACTGCCCGACGCCGCCGTCGAACTCGCGGGTCAGCTCCTCGAAGGCGTCGAGCGTCGCGTCGGTCGTGTCGGCGTCCTCCATGTCACACCAGACGAACACGCCGTGTTCGTCGCCGGCCTCGACGACCCGGCGGAGGTTCCCGTGGAACACGTCGTCGCCGATGTCGATCCCGAGCTGGGAGGGCTTCACCGAGACGCAGGCGTCCAGGTCCGATCCGCCGATATCGCGGATCAGGGAGACGTACGCCTCGGCGTCGGCGGCGGCGGCCGAGCGCTCGCGGTAGTGCTCGCCGAGGAGGTTGAGGATCACCTTCACGCCGTCCTCGTTGGCGCGGCGAACGTGGTCGAACGCCGCGGCCGGCGTCTCGCCCGCGACGAAGCGGCTGGCGATGGGCGGGATCATGTCGGTGGCAACGCTTGCCGGTCGCGTGTCTTGAGTTCCGCGGATCCGCGTCGACCGCCGGTGCCGCGAACGTGGCGTCGACCGCCGCGCGGGTCGACGGTGCGGACCCGCGACGTTCGTCACACGCCGGCGCCCCGGAACCCCGCCCACTTAACACCGAACGCGAACCAGCCTCCGACGATGGCCGGACTCGTCGAACTCGTCGCGGGCGCGCTGTGGGCGATGTTGCCGGCGTACGTTCCGAACAACGCCGCCGTGCTCGCGGGCGGGGGCGCGGCGATCGACGGCGGGCGGACGTGGGGCGGCCGCCGCGTGCTCGGCGACGGGAAGACGTGGCGCGGCACCGCCGTCGGCACGCTCGCGGGCGTGGCACTCGCGTTCGCACTCAACGCGGTCGCGGACCCCGTCGGCGCCGCCGTCGGCGTCGACCTCCCGACGTTCCCGCCGCTGGCGGCACTCGGACTCGCGCTGGGCGCGATGCTCGGCGACATCGGCGCCTCGTTCCTCAAGCGTCGGTCGGGTCGCGAGCGGGGCGCCTCCTTCCCCGGGCTCGACCAGCTCGACTTCGTCGTCGGCGCGCTGGTGCTCGCGCTGGCGCTGGCGCCCGCGTGGACGCTCGCGACGTTCACGCTCGAACGCCTCGCCGTCGTGCTCGTCGCGACGCCGCTGTTGCACGTCGCGACGAACGTCATTGCCTACCTGATCGGCGTCAAGAACGAGCCGTGGTAGAACCCCTGTAGTCGACGCGAGGACGACGCCCAACCCGAATTCACTCGTGAGAATCGGGCCGGTGCGGTTTTGAGGGCTCCCCGCGGCGGTCGGGACGTGAGCGACTCGGACGTCTCGGAGTCGAGCGACCCTCCGGAGGGAGTCGAGGAGGAGGGCGAGCTGTCGCCACGCGAGCACGTCCGGGTCATGTTTCCGAGCATCGCGCTGGCGTTCATGTTGCTTGCGGCCGCCAGCGTCGCGGGGATCGGCGGCGTCGTCGCGACGGGTCTCGGCGGCGAGCCGATCGACCGGCCCGAGGGGTTCTCCTTCTCCGTCGACGGCGAGGGTGACGACACGGCCATCGTGGTCACCCACCCCGACGGCGCCGTCCCCTCCGAGGAGCGCGTCGTCGTCGTCGACGAGGCGGGCACGAAGGTTCCGTGGACCGACCTCCGGACCGACACGGGCGAGGCGGAGATCACCGGCCGCAGCGCGCTCGCGTGTCCGACCCAGGGGGCGACCTACCGCGTCGTCTTCGAGGGTCGCGCGGCCGACCACACGGTCGGCGCCTACGAGGTCGACGCGCCCATCCCCGCGAGCGTCGTCGAGCGGTGCGAGGCGGCGAACTGATAGGCCGAGGCGGCGGACCACGGTCCCGCTGCGACGACCTTCGGTGGCGGCCGCGGACCGATAGCCTTTCGCGGCGGCGCGCGCCTCACTCGGGTATGCGCGACTCCACCGACGACGCCGTCACGGACGCGGAGCTGATCGCCGCGCTTCGGGAGGCGGAGGCCGTCCTGTTCGGCGAGTTCGAGCTCGCCCACGGGGGGACGAGCGACTACTACGTCGACAAGTACCGCTTCGAGACCGACCCCACCTGTCTGGGGCTCGTCGCCCGGGCGTACGCCGAGCGCGTCGGCGACGCGAAACTCGCGGGCGTCGCGCTCGGCGCCGTCCCGCTCGTGGCGGCGACCGCCGTCGAGACCGGCTCGCCGTACGTCATCGTCCGCAAGGCCGCCAAGGAGTACGGCACCGGGAACCGGATCGAGGGGGCGGTCGACGAGGGCGAGGAGGTCGTCGTGTTGGAGGACATCGCCACGACGGGGAAGTCCGCCCTCGACGCCGTCGAGGCACTGCGCGAGGCGGGCGCGACCGTGAACAGGGTGCTCGTCGTCGTCGACCGCGAGGAGGGCGCCGCGGAGCTGCTCGCGGACCACGACGTGGAGCTGGAGTCGCTGCTGACGGCGACGCGCCTGCTCGAGGACAGGTAGCGTCCCGCCGCGCCGGAAGCGTTTCTTCGCCGGAATCTCGCTCGGGGTTCGTCTCGTCAGCCGTCGTACCCGGTCGGTGTCGCCGGTCCACAGCGAGGTAGCCACACATACGCAAGACTGGCTGATCGAGGAGTGATCGAATTCGAAGTGTTCATACTTGCACGAACGAGCATAGATCTATGAACAGGGCCGAGAAGGCCGCCCTGCAGTTGCAGGCGGTCGCCGTGTTGCGGACGCTGAAGGAGACGCGAACGTACGACGAACTCGCCGAGGTGACCGGCCTGCCGGCGGGCGACCTGAACCGCTACGTCAACGGGCACGTCCTCCCGGGCGCCGAGCGCGCCCAGGAGGTCGTCGGCGGCATCGGTCACGAGACGCTCGCGGCCGAGCTTGAGGCCCGCATCGGCTTCGACGACGAGGGGTACGTCGACAACTCCGGTGTCGTGTTCGACCAGCCGTTCCTGGACCTCGTGGCGCCCGTCGCCGCCGAGTCGTTCGAGTTCGAGACGCCGGACGTGGTGCTCACGGCCGCGACCGACGGGATCACCCTGGGCGCGGCGATGGCGAGCCACTTCGACGCCCGCGTCGCCTACGCGAAGAAGTCGAAGGAGACGGCAGTCGAGGAGTTCATCGAGTCGCGCCAGCGGCTCGCCTCCGGGATCGAGCTGACGTACTACCTCCCCGCGGGCGCCATCGACGCCGGCGAGTCCGTGCTCGTCGTCGACGACCTCATCCGGTCGGGCGAGACGCAGGAGCTGCTGCTCGACATCGCGCTTCAGGCCGACGCCGACGTGGCCGGCGTGTTCGCGCTCATCGCCGTCGGCGACGAGGGGACCGACCGGGCGTCGGAGATCACCGACGCGCCGGTGGGTGCGTTGACGCGGTTCGAGTAGGGCGAGGCGCGAGCGAAGCGAGCGCCTCGGACAGACGGCGGCGAGGTCTTCGTGCCGAGCCGCCCAGAAAGGAAGCGAGGCGCGAACGCTCCGCGTCGCTGTCGGCGTCGCCGCCACAGTCAGTTTGTTTCGTGTCGCCGTCGGCGAGACGGACGGATCGGGACAACGTACTGACGCTTCCCCTCCGACTAATATCCACATTAGTGCATATATTGTCGTGAAAAAGCCGAACGCTTAAGCCAAATATGCACAAGTGTGGCGACATGGGGCTGCAACAGCAGTTGGCGGAGTACTTCAACTTCGACGAACTCGGGACGGATCTCCGGACCGAGGTCGTGGCCGGGATCACGACGTTCCTGACGATGAGCTACATCGTCATCGTCAATCCGAGCATCCTCGCGGTGGCGATCGTGAACGGGCCGGGGCCCGACATCGGCCGGTCGTTGCCCGAGGTACAGCAGATGATCGCGGTGGTGACGCTCATCTCCGCGGCGGTCGCGACGCTCGTGATGGCGCTGTACGCGAAGCGGCCGTTCGGGCAGGCGCCCGGGCTCGGCCTGAACGCGTTCTTCGCGTTCACGGTCGTGCTCGGGCTCGGCGTCCCGTGGAACACCGCGCTCGCGGCGGTCGTCGTCGAGGGGATCGTGTTCATGCTTCTCACCGCGGCTGGGGCGCGTGAGTACGTGATCAAGCTGTTCCCCGAGCCGGTGAAGTTCGCGGTCGGGGGCGGTATCGGGCTGTTCCTCGCCATCATCGGGCTGGAGGCGATGCGCGTCGTCGCCTCCGACCCCGCGACGTACCTCCAGTTCTCGCCGGTGTTCGCGCAGGACCCGGTCGCCGTGTTGTCGGTCGTCGGCCTGTTCCTCACGTTCATGCTGTACGCCCGCGGCGTCCCGGGGAGCATCGTCTTCGGGATCCTCGGAACGAGCGTGCTCGGCTGGATCGTGTCGACGCTCGGCTACTCGGCGTACTCCGTTCCCGACGACGCCGGCTTCGTCCTCGCCGACGCGTCGCTGTCGCCCGCGCTGGACACCCTGACGTACTCGGCGGCTGGCTATGACATCTCGCCGCTCGTGGGGGCGTTCCTCTCCGGGTTCTCGAACGTCGACGCGTTCGCGTTCGCGCTGATCGTGTTCACGTTCTTCTTCGTCGACTTCTTCGACACCGCGGGGACGCTCGTCGGCGTCTCGCAGGTGGCCGGCTTCCTCGACGAGGACGGCAACCTCCCCGACATCGACAAGCCGCTGATGGCCGACGCGGTCGGCACCACCGTGGGCGGCATCCTCGGCACCTCGACGGTGACGACGTACATCGAGTCCGCCGCCGGCGTCGAGGAGGGCGGTCGCTCGGGCATGACCGCGCTGGTCGTCGCGGTGCTGTTCGTGTTCTCGCTGGCGGCCGTGCCGCTCGCGGCGGCCGTCCCGATCTGGGCGAGCCACATCGCGCTCGTCGCCATCGCGGTGCTCATGCTGCGCAACCTGGTCGACATCGACTGGGCCGACTACACCAACGCGGTGCCCGCCGGGCTGACGATCCTCGTGATGCCGTTCACCTACTCCATCGCGTACGGCATCGCGGCGGGCATCGTCTCCTACCCGCTGGTCAAGGTCGCCGCCGGCGAGTACGACGACGTCCGCCCGGGCCACTGGGTGCTCGCGACCGCGTTCGTCGCCTACTTCTTCGTCCGGACGGGCGGCGTCCTCGGCGGCGCGCTCTGAGGAGCGAACCTCGGCCAGGGTCGGGACCCCCGACCCGATTCCCGCCGCGCCGTGACGGAGCACAAGAGTTTCCACCCCGCACCCCTCCGTTCGCAGTATGGCTACCTCCCTCCCCGTCTCCCGGCGGACAGCCGCGCGGGCGCTCACCGCGCTCGTCGTGCTCGGGCTGTTCGCGCCCGCTGCCGCCCAGGCGATCGCCCCGGGCGACACGGGCACGCCGGGAACTGTCGGCCTCGAGTCCGGAACGATCGACTCGGAGGCGGACAACTCGACCGTGGTCGCGATCCAGGGCTTCCACTTCCAGGGACAGGGCTCACAGAAGAAACCCGCCCGGCTCGTCCAGGTGACGCCCGACGGCTCCACCGACTGGGTGTACGACGGCTCGAACCTGAACGCGCGGTGGTTCTACGACGTCGACCCGTTGGCGAACGGCAACCTGCTCGTCGTCGGCACGAACCCCACCGGGACGGTCGTCGCCGAACTCGACCGCGAGACGCGAGAACCCGTGTGGACCGAGCGCTTCGACTTCCACGACACGCACGACGTGGAGATGCTCCCGAGCGGGAACCTGCTGATCGCGAACATGCGCAACTGGAACGAGGAGGAGCAGCGCTCGGACGACCGCATCCTCGTTTACAACCGCTCGACCGAGGAGATCGACTGGGAGTGGACGTTCCGGAACCACTACCCCAACTCGACCGACGGCGGCTTCAGCGAGGACTGGACGCACGTCAACGACGTGGACCGCATCGGTGAGGGACAGTACCTCGTCTCCCCGCGTAACTTCGATCAGGCGATCGTGGTGAACCGCTCGACCAAGGAGATCGATTACCGCCTCGGCGAGGACGACGACCACGATATCATGAACGAGCAGCACAACCCCGACTGGCTCGTCAGCGAGGACGGCAACCCGACGATCCTCGTCGCCGACTCCGAGAACGACCGCGTCGTCGAGTACGAGCGCCGCGACGGCGAGTGGGTCGAGGTGTGGGAGGTCGGCACCGGCCAGCTCTCGTGGCCCCGGGACGCCGACCGCCTGCCGAACGGGAACACGCTCATCACCGACTCGCTCAACCACCGCGTCATCGAGGTGACGCCGCAGGGGGAGATCGTCTGGGAGTACTACGCCACCTGGGGCCCGTACGACGCCGAGCGCATCGGCACGGGCGCCGAGTCCAACGGCCCGACGATGGCCGACCAGGGCGTCTCCGGGAGCTACCAGATCTACGGCTCCGCGGGCCTCATCGAGGGCACGGGCGGCTCGCTGACGTTCGCCGGGGCGGTGCAGAACACGTTCGCGGGCACCCCCCTGGGCGGCCCGGCTCAGGAGTTCGCGACGCGGTGGGCCCACGTCACGCCGTGGATCCGCCCGGCCTGGATGGGCTCGTGGGCGTTCGCCGGCGCCCTCGCCGGCACGATCCTCCTGTTCGGCTGGGCATTCGGGGAGGCGTTCGCCGAGCGCGACTCGATCCGACGGGGCATGCAGAAGGCGGCGCGAGACATCCGCGCGCGCTGAGCGCAGGCGGCGCGGTATTCGGTCGTCTCGGCCGTTCGCTCCGCTCACTCGCTCGACGACGCTCACTTAATGGGCGGCTCTCCCACAAGCTCGACGACGCTTTCTCTGTGGGCGGAGCGGCACAGGGACCGCTCCGCCGTTGGTCGTCGTTTCGCTTCGCTCACGGCTCACATTCGTTCGCCGTTCGCTTCGCTCGACGACGCACACTTGATGGGCGGCTCGGCACGGGGACCTCGCCGCCGTCCCCCGTCGTCTCGCTCGTTCGCTCCGCTCACTCGCTCGACGACGCACACGACGCACGCGTTCCGCAAACACCTTATATCGACGTGGGCAAACCCACAGACGACGAGTATCCATGCCGAGACCCGAAGTTCTCGAACGCGTGAAGGAGGCCGAAGCCGATGCCGAGGAGATCGTCGCCGAGGCCGAGGCCGACCGCGAGGCGCGGATCTCGGAGGCCCGGTCGGAGGCCGACGAGATCGTCGCCGAGGCCGAAGCCGAGGCCGACCGCATCGAGCAGGAGCGCCTCGACGAAGCGCGCGAACAGATCGAGGAGAAACGGGAGGAGACCATCGCGGCGGGCCGCCGCGAGCGGAACGAACTCGTCGACGAGGCGAGCGACCGGATCGACGAGGTCGTCGAGTTCGCGGTGGAACGGTTCGAGGAGGCGGTACATGCTCAGGCCTGAGCGGATGAGCAAGGTCTCGGT
Protein-coding sequences here:
- a CDS encoding CDP-2,3-bis-(O-geranylgeranyl)-sn-glycerol synthase, with the translated sequence MAGLVELVAGALWAMLPAYVPNNAAVLAGGGAAIDGGRTWGGRRVLGDGKTWRGTAVGTLAGVALAFALNAVADPVGAAVGVDLPTFPPLAALGLALGAMLGDIGASFLKRRSGRERGASFPGLDQLDFVVGALVLALALAPAWTLATFTLERLAVVLVATPLLHVATNVIAYLIGVKNEPW
- a CDS encoding potassium channel family protein; this translates as MHRDEPVEYEPVSVKAVLAEMKDTAELLIDLSYSAVLHGSPDLAAEVLALESRMDVLQLQARMSVMMAARSPEDVEDLAPVLGVVGAAETISDAAGDIAKIVLEEVGLPEAMRAALPEAVETLVRVPVADGSPYVGRTLAGINMETETGVRVIAVRRDQATGKARWITNPDRDTDLRTGDTLILRGFEEGLREVYEAASGDAYESPESPDPAVEDLERAVDSIVLMKNMSELAVDLAYGAVLFDSRGVAEEVAELEAEVDALKSRFEAWTLRAAARVDDPVSLRGLVHLAVATEEISDAAVEISEGVLRGLDAHPVIAEAVEESDEVIVRAVVAAGSELAGSTLGDREVKTATGMRVIAVRRGRRDDRDSDGSADGDVNGRANGDAADGSDDEENGDGEWIVSPGAGTRLRAGDVLIAKGTRAGAERFTAMAGSPEEFDVD
- a CDS encoding phosphoribosyltransferase family protein; amino-acid sequence: MNRAEKAALQLQAVAVLRTLKETRTYDELAEVTGLPAGDLNRYVNGHVLPGAERAQEVVGGIGHETLAAELEARIGFDDEGYVDNSGVVFDQPFLDLVAPVAAESFEFETPDVVLTAATDGITLGAAMASHFDARVAYAKKSKETAVEEFIESRQRLASGIELTYYLPAGAIDAGESVLVVDDLIRSGETQELLLDIALQADADVAGVFALIAVGDEGTDRASEITDAPVGALTRFE
- a CDS encoding NCS2 family permease, whose product is MGLQQQLAEYFNFDELGTDLRTEVVAGITTFLTMSYIVIVNPSILAVAIVNGPGPDIGRSLPEVQQMIAVVTLISAAVATLVMALYAKRPFGQAPGLGLNAFFAFTVVLGLGVPWNTALAAVVVEGIVFMLLTAAGAREYVIKLFPEPVKFAVGGGIGLFLAIIGLEAMRVVASDPATYLQFSPVFAQDPVAVLSVVGLFLTFMLYARGVPGSIVFGILGTSVLGWIVSTLGYSAYSVPDDAGFVLADASLSPALDTLTYSAAGYDISPLVGAFLSGFSNVDAFAFALIVFTFFFVDFFDTAGTLVGVSQVAGFLDEDGNLPDIDKPLMADAVGTTVGGILGTSTVTTYIESAAGVEEGGRSGMTALVVAVLFVFSLAAVPLAAAVPIWASHIALVAIAVLMLRNLVDIDWADYTNAVPAGLTILVMPFTYSIAYGIAAGIVSYPLVKVAAGEYDDVRPGHWVLATAFVAYFFVRTGGVLGGAL
- a CDS encoding DUF502 domain-containing protein, producing the protein MSTWKRDFASGLVVVTPLLVILFVANWLYNLLSTLPFVPTITPENPNPDYLALYEFAEVITALVVFVLLVFSAGYLMRTTAGRLAEGVIDGAINRVPGLRVIYNASKLAVETALTGTEDLQTPVKIEPWNGMRMTAFKTGKTTADGREVVFMPTAPNITTGFVMEIESEDLTETDEKVEEALTRILSAGFGEGESRSPPDETSLSDVTEAGSDD
- a CDS encoding proline dehydrogenase family protein, giving the protein MIPPIASRFVAGETPAAAFDHVRRANEDGVKVILNLLGEHYRERSAAAADAEAYVSLIRDIGGSDLDACVSVKPSQLGIDIGDDVFHGNLRRVVEAGDEHGVFVWCDMEDADTTDATLDAFEELTREFDGGVGQCVQANLRRTREDLDRLADVPGKIRLVKGAYDEPESIAYTDKADVNEAYREDLEFLFKEREGGIAVGSHDPKMISLAAELSAEYGADYEVQMLMGVREVEQRRLADEGVETWQYAPYGDKWMSYFYRRVRERKENALFAIRAIVGV
- the pyrE gene encoding orotate phosphoribosyltransferase, which codes for MRDSTDDAVTDAELIAALREAEAVLFGEFELAHGGTSDYYVDKYRFETDPTCLGLVARAYAERVGDAKLAGVALGAVPLVAATAVETGSPYVIVRKAAKEYGTGNRIEGAVDEGEEVVVLEDIATTGKSALDAVEALREAGATVNRVLVVVDREEGAAELLADHDVELESLLTATRLLEDR
- a CDS encoding aryl-sulfate sulfotransferase, producing MATSLPVSRRTAARALTALVVLGLFAPAAAQAIAPGDTGTPGTVGLESGTIDSEADNSTVVAIQGFHFQGQGSQKKPARLVQVTPDGSTDWVYDGSNLNARWFYDVDPLANGNLLVVGTNPTGTVVAELDRETREPVWTERFDFHDTHDVEMLPSGNLLIANMRNWNEEEQRSDDRILVYNRSTEEIDWEWTFRNHYPNSTDGGFSEDWTHVNDVDRIGEGQYLVSPRNFDQAIVVNRSTKEIDYRLGEDDDHDIMNEQHNPDWLVSEDGNPTILVADSENDRVVEYERRDGEWVEVWEVGTGQLSWPRDADRLPNGNTLITDSLNHRVIEVTPQGEIVWEYYATWGPYDAERIGTGAESNGPTMADQGVSGSYQIYGSAGLIEGTGGSLTFAGAVQNTFAGTPLGGPAQEFATRWAHVTPWIRPAWMGSWAFAGALAGTILLFGWAFGEAFAERDSIRRGMQKAARDIRAR
- the ahaH gene encoding ATP synthase archaeal subunit H; this encodes MPRPEVLERVKEAEADAEEIVAEAEADREARISEARSEADEIVAEAEAEADRIEQERLDEAREQIEEKREETIAAGRRERNELVDEASDRIDEVVEFAVERFEEAVHAQA
- a CDS encoding PaaI family thioesterase encodes the protein MSDDPAHIDDDHVDLLQAFIESHGFLSWLDLTVEELDRGRIVMSVPYDEKLVNPGSPVGSIHGGIAATLVDTASGFALRSTFDEPTTGSLATTDLNVTYLRPATNDLRVEAEVLRAGGSMGFTDTLVSSVAPDGEQKDVAVGRTSYRLFRDADRE